In Deferribacterota bacterium, one DNA window encodes the following:
- a CDS encoding ABC transporter permease, with protein sequence MKRVRLFFEIAIKMLLVHKQRTALSILGVLSGIAMLISVNNISRSTMENTKELLEKFGPELIVVEPAKVRVVGKGKTDYVPTTKLNFRDVELMRNNLIDVKNIVPVVNMGANAVYLGKSTKTTISGATKDIFDMRK encoded by the coding sequence ATGAAAAGGGTTAGACTATTCTTTGAGATTGCAATAAAGATGTTACTTGTTCATAAACAAAGAACAGCCCTTTCTATTTTAGGAGTCCTTTCAGGGATAGCTATGCTAATCTCTGTTAATAATATCTCAAGATCTACAATGGAGAATACTAAAGAACTACTTGAGAAATTTGGACCCGAATTGATTGTAGTGGAGCCTGCAAAGGTAAGGGTTGTAGGCAAAGGAAAGACTGATTATGTCCCTACTACTAAATTGAATTTTAGAGATGTTGAATTGATGAGGAATAATCTAATAGATGTTAAAAATATTGTACCTGTTGTGAATATGGGAGCTAATGCAGTATATTTAGGTAAATCAACAAAGACAACAATCTCAGGTGCCACAAAGGATATCTTTGATATGCGAAAA